A genomic window from Triticum urartu cultivar G1812 chromosome 7, Tu2.1, whole genome shotgun sequence includes:
- the LOC125520839 gene encoding probable ubiquitin conjugation factor E4, whose amino-acid sequence MASPSAPAPSRPQRSPDEVEDIILRKILLVSLAPPSAPNPAVPYLELTAAELLSESRPLLALRDAAERLLIDRLSLPDASPPPFRFLAAAFGRAADEARKISTIRDPALQARLRVSIAHVRGLILSYARIVAGNPDTFPTPPNAPHPAAELLVFLLAEAADPLDSAPSPGAPPPGGFLDELFGNADYDAVEPVMGELYERLRQSVDKVSALGDFQRPLRVLKRLVGIPNCAKALVQHPKWIPKNQIMLIGEGRTMEICSLLGAFFHVSAIPDREFASQPDVGQQCFSDASTRRPADLLSSFAAIQNVMNSLQDGLRDVLLVLLKNSDTREKVLEYLAAVINTNAGRSGMRVDPLKCASSGMFVNLSAVMLRLCEPFLDKMESMKGKIDVKYLFCNKRVDFKSLTAVNASSEEVSSWIESWSQDNASGKANKENFSFICECFFMTARVLNLGVMKAVADLKHISQELARCEDDLEANKAIRDQGGSSPQLEQDITRLEKIVAALSQEQFCYESQILRDSAFLQRALSFYRLMILWSVDLVGGFKMPLPSECPMEFSCIPEHFLDDAMDLLALTSRIPKALEGFPLDNFLNFNIMFMASSSYIKNPYLKAKMVEVLKSWMPQRSGLKSTASLFEGHQLCLDYLVKNLLKLYVDIEFTGSHTQFFDKFNIRHNIAELLEYLWDVPSHRNAWRQMAKEEEKGVYLNFLNFLINDSIYLLDESLKRILELKEIEAEMANTVAWDSRPAQEREERLRAFHQSENIARFDMKLANEDVGMLAFTSEQIPAPLLLPEMVERVASMLNYFLLQLAGPQRKSLTVKDPEKYEFKPKQLLKQIATIYVHIARGDKEAVFPAAISKDGRSYSEQLFASATNILWKIGVDPQIIQEFMQLAGKAKAAAAEAMDAEAILGDIPDEFLDPIQYTLMNDPVILPSSRVTVDRPVIVRHLLSDSTDPFNRSQLTQDMLIPDTDLKLRIEEFVRSQQSRKRRAVDTQTGEPDGAADMVE is encoded by the coding sequence ATGGCGTCCCCGTCCGCGCCGGCGCCGTCGCGGCCGCAGCGCTCGCCGGACGAGGTCGAGGACATCATCCTCCGCAAGATCCTCCTCGTCTCCCTCGCGCCCCCGTCCGCCCCCAACCCCGCCGTGCCCTACCTCGAGCTCACCGCCGCCGAGCTCCTCTCCGAGTCGCGCCCCCTCCTCGCCCTCCGCGACGCCGCCGAGCGCCTCCTCATCGACCGCCTCTCCCTCCCCGACGCCTCGCCGCCGCCCTTCCGGTTCCTCGCCGCCGCCTTCGGCCGCGCCGCGGACGAGGCCCGCAAGATCTCCACGATCCGCGACCCCGCGCTCCAGGCGCGGCTCAGGGTGTCCATCGCCCACGTCCGCGGCCTCATCCTCTCCTACGCGCGCATCGTCGCGGGGAACCCGGACACCTTCCCGACGCCCCCCAACGCGCCCCACCCCGCCGCCGAGCTGCTCGTCTTCCTGCTCGCGGAGGCCGCCGACCCGCTCGACTCCGCCCCGTCCCCCGGCGCCCCGCCGCCGGGGGGCTTCCTGGACGAGCTCTTCGGGAACGCCGACTATGACGCCGTCGAGCCGGTGATGGGCGAGCTGTACGAGCGCCTGAGGCAGAGCGTCGACAAGGTATCGGCGCTGGGCGACTTCCAGCGGCCTCTCCGTGTGCTGAAGCGGCTGGTGGGGATCCCCAACTGCGCCAAGGCTCTGGTGCAGCACCCCAAGTGGATTCCTAAGAATCAAATCATGCTGATTGGGGAAGGAAGAACCATGGAGATCTGCAGCTTGCTTGGGGCCTTCTTCCATGTCAGTGCTATTCCCGATCGTGAATTCGCAAGCCAGCCTGATGTTGGGCAACAGTGCTTCTCTGATGCATCTACACGCAGGCCGGCTGATTTACTGTCATCATTCGCAGCAATACAGAATGTTATGAATAGCTTGCAGGATGGGCTGAGGGATGTTCTTCTAGTGCTGCTTAAGAATTCGGATACTCGAGAAAAGGTCCTTGAATATCTGGCAGCGGTGATAAACACAAATGCAGGAAGATCTGGCATGCGTGTGGACCCTTTGAAATGTGCAAGTTCGGGTATGTTTGTCAATCTCAGTGCTGTCATGCTCCGTCTGTGCGAGCCTTTTTTGGATAAAATGGAGTCGATGAAGGGCAAGATTGATGTCAAGTACCTCTTCTGCAACAAAAGAGTAGATTTCAAGAGCTTGACCGCTGTAAATGCCTCCTCAGAAGAAGTCTCATCATGGATAGAGAGCTGGAGCCAAGATAATGCCAGTGGGAAGGCAAATAAAGAGAATTTCTCATTTATTTGCGAATGTTTTTTCATGACGGCAAGGGTACTTAACTtgggagtgatgaaagctgtggCAGATCTTAAACATATCTCTCAGGAACTCGCAAGGTGTGAAGATGATTTGGAAGCAAACAAAGCAATCAGAGATCAAGGAGGAAGTTCACCACAGCTTGAGCAAGATATAACACGCTTGGAGAAGATAGTTGCAGCCTTATCCCAAGAACAGTTCTGCTATGAATCTCAGATACTAAGGGACAGTGCTTTTCTTCAGCGTGCACTATCTTTCTACAGATTAATGATATTGTGGTCAGTAGACCTAGTTGGGGGATTTAAGATGCCTTTGCCATCAGAATGCCCCATGGAATTTTCCTGCATACCGGAGCATTTTCTTGATGATGCAATGGATTTACTTGCTCTAACCTCTAGAATTCCAAAAGCTCTGGAGGGCTTCCCATTGGATAATTTTCTCAATTTCAACATCATGTTCATGGCGAGCTCTTCTTACATTAAAAATCCTTACCTGAAAGCAAAGATGGTTGAAGTTTTGAAAAGCTGGATGCCACAAAGAAGCGGCTTGAAATCCACAGCCTCGTTATTTGAGGGGCACCAACTATGTCTCGATTATCTTGTCAAGAATCTTCTGAAGCTTTATGTGGATATTGAATTCACTGGCTCCCATACACAGTTCTTCGACAAATTTAATATCCGGCACAACATTGCTGAGCTTCTTGAGTATTTATGGGATGTTCCCAGTCATCGAAATGCTTGGAGACAAATGGCTAAAGAAGAGGAAAAGGGTGTCTACTTGAATTTTTTGAACTTCCTTATCAATGATAGCATCTATCTTCTTGATGAGAGTTTGAAAAGGATTCTTGAGCTAAAGGAAATAGAGGCTGAAATGGCTAATACTGTTGCATGGGATAGCAGGCCTGCTCAAGAAAGAGAGGAGCGGTTGCGCGCGTTTCATCAGTCAGAGAATATTGCTCGATTTGATATGAAGCTCGCAAATGAGGATGTTGGGATGCTTGCTTTCACGTCAGAACAAATTCCAGCACCTTTGCTTCTTCCAGAAATGGTGGAAAGGGTGGCGAGCATGTTAAATTACTTCCTCTTGCAGCTTGCTGGTCCCCAGAGGAAATCCTTGACTGTAAAAGATCCAGAGAAGTATGAGTTCAAACCGAAGCAGCTATTGAAACAGATTGCTACCATCTATGTCCACATTGCAAGGGGTGATAAGGAAGCTGTCTTCCCAGCTGCAATCTCAAAAGACGGAAGGTCATACAGTGAGCAGTTGTTTGCTAGCGCAACTAATATTTTGTGGAAGATTGGGGTAGACCCCCAAATCATACAGGAGTTTATGCAACTTGCAGGTAAAGCAAAAGCTGCTGCCGCTGAGGCCATGGACGCTGAGGCTATCCTTGGGGACATACCAGACGAATTTCTTGATCCGATCCAGTATACTCTGATGAATGATCCTGTGATACTACCATCGTCGCGGGTCACAGTAGATCGACCAGTTATTGTTCGGCATTTGCTCAGTGACAGTACTGATCCGTTCAACCGCTCCCAGCTCACTCAAGACATGTTGATACCAGATACAGATCTCAAGTTGCGCATTGAAGAATTTGTCAGGTCCCAGCAGTCGAGGAAGCGGAGGGCTGTCGACACTCAGACCGGGGAGCCTGATGGTGCTGCTGATATGGTGGAGTGA
- the LOC125525050 gene encoding peroxidase 70-like: protein MASRTWHFLLALSLLSSAAYGQLSPSFYATSCPLLELTVRATMIAALLAERRMGASLLRLHFHDCFVQGCDGSILLDDVGSFVGEKTAFPNVNSVRGYEVIDRIKATVELVCPGVVSCADIVALAARDGTFLLGGPSWAVPLGRRDSTTASLAEANADLPGPTLNLDQLIRAFDKKQLTPRDLTALSGAHTIGFSQCQFFRDHIYNGTNIDPAFAALRRQTCPAAAPAGDANLAPFDAQTQLVFDNAYYRNLVAQRGLLHSDQELFNGGSQDALVRQYGSNPALFAADFVTAMIKMGNIAPLTGASGQIRRNCRVVNS from the exons ATGGCTTCCAGGACATGGCATTTCTTGCTCGccctctccctcctctcctccGCCGCATATGGGCAGCTCTCGCCGTCCTTCTACGCCACGAGCTGCCCCCTGCTGGAGCTCACCGTGCGCGCCACCATGATCGCCGCGCTCCTCGCCGAGCGCCGAATGGGCGCCTCCCTCCTCAGGCTCCACTTCCATGACTGCTTTGTTCAA GGCTGTGACGGATCCATTCTTCTGGATGATGTGGGCAGCTTCGTCGGCGAGAAGACGGCCTTCCCGAACGTGAACTCCGTGCGCGGCTACGAGGTgatcgaccggatcaaggccacCGTGGAGCTTGTCTGCCCCGGCGTCGTCTCCTGCGCCGACATCGTCGCCCTTGCCGCACGCGACGGCACGTTTCTG CTAGGCGGGCCGAGCTGGGCGGTGCCGCTGGGCCGGCGGGACTCGACGACGGCGAGCCTGGCAGAGGCGAACGCCGACCTCCCAGGGCCGACGCTGAACCTCGACCAGCTCATCCGCGCGTTCGACAAGAAGCAGCTGACCCCGCGCGACCTCACGGCGCTCTCCGGCGCGCACACCATCGGCTTCTCGCAGTGCCAGTTCTTCCGCGACCACATCTACAACGGCACCAACATCGACCCGGCCTTCGCGGCGCTGCGCCGGCAGACATGCCCCGCCGCGGCCCCTGCCGGCGACGCCAACCTGGCGCCGTTCGATGCGCAGACCCAGCTCGTCTTCGACAACGCCTACTACCGCAACCTGGTCGCCCAGCGCGGCCTGCTACACTCGGACCAGGAGCTCTTCAACGGCGGCTCCCAGGACGCGCTGGTGCGCCAGTACGGCTCCAACCCGGCGCTCTTCGCCGCCGACTTCGTGACCGCCATGATCAAGATGGGCAACATCGCCCCCCTCACAGGGGCCAGCGGCCAGATCAGGCGCAACTGCAGGGTCGTCAACAGTTGA